CACCCAAAATTTTGCCTATCATTCTATTTCAAGCTGAGATACAATAGAACCATGTTCAAGGCAGCAGACAAGtctttttcaaatttgtctttgGTGTGATCACGCCCTATGGGCAATACCATTATTCCATCCAAACAAATTCAACAAAATAAAATAGGTAGCAGCTATAATTAaaactgcaaaaaaaaaaaaatgcaaaccTGATGAACAGTGTACGTCGAAAGATAATAGGTAAGCTCGTGAAAGAACAGCGTGGCCATTATCACTAAACCAACGATGGACACTATAATAATGAATTTTACcaggaaaaagaaaaacaattagTACTTGTTCAGTTGAATAAATAGCATGATTTTTTAGTTGAATATAAGTTAACAATTGACAATTCACCTAATGCTCCCGATTGCGTCTTCTGCAGCAGATGTTCCTCCGCGCGAGGAAACGCATCTAGATTTTTAATAGCTTGCTTCACGCCCATCTTCCCTCCTTTTTTTTTCTCTACCAAAACCCCCCCAAACAAAAAGTAATATGAATTGATTAGAAACCTTAAATATTTAAATCAATCGTCgctaccctaaaccctaaaacaaattaaaaggaaaagaagaatTAGGGTTCGTTAGAACCATAAAAAAGAAACCGAATGTGATCTGGTGTCAAATTAGGGTCTCGTAGCAGAACGAATACCTAATCGGGATTTTGTTTTGGGGGAGTTTGTTGTGGGTGTTTTCTAGGAGCAGCTTCGAAATCTTCGTAAGGGGGGGTGTGGGATGAATTTTTGTTAGTAGTCAACTCCGACAGCAAGCCGCctggattttcttttcttttcttttttgttttttttttaagttctttgtgaggAAAACATATCGGAACCCGGAAGCCCGCCCGATTTGAAACTGAATTCAATCTAATTTATCAGTTTACTCGCGAAATTTGATAAAATttccctttgtttttttttttaatattagttttgaaatttgacatttttcaaaattaatccttAAATTTAAATTCTATTAAGTTAAGAAAACATAACGTTCTAAAATTATACTGTAATATCacttacttttttaaaaaattatgcattttataattttaataaatatataatttttaaaatttttatataataatgtAGCACAATATTAGAATGaagattttaataaaatttaagttCAAGGGTGATATAAGGTTATCGTTAAATACACCGCAAGTGAAAAGTAAAAATTTCAATAATagaattagaataataataaaaatctaaaagaaaataaataagacACTTATCCATtgtgatattttaattttatttgtgaaaatttcaCTTTATATTAATGTTTCGCCTAATAATAaccttatattaataatttattataattttttggtaaaaataacttcaacaaaattaaatctaataagacCTTCATCACGAGCATATATTTACAGAAAAAGCGAGAGAAGCTTTGAGATGGAAACACCAAATAATGAACTTCAAAATCCGAAGCTTGTGCCAAATTCACCTAATATACTCATCTATTGCCATCTCTAAGAATGCAGCATACTTCTTATACCAACTTTTTCTAATTAACGAAAGACAGTCACTTATACttgatgatttgatttgattCGAAGATTTTTCTGAGAAGTAAGAgggtttagataaaaatataaatataaaaaatagatttgaataaaaaataactCATTTAGAAAATAAGTCAAGCCTCAAGTAAGTGTTTTTGGCTCGGGCTTCGCCCAgcccaaatttaaaaagaaaattattgttgtttttcATTGTTTTGCTGCTATTcactattatataaaaataatattaaaaatttttaatacaAGTCTAGGCTCGGATTTTAGCTTTTTTTATCTTGGCTaagcttaaataaaaatttagactCATTTTTTGGGGCAAAATCCACCTATCAAACGAGCCTAAAATTTTATTATGGCTCAGCTAAAACCCTTACCTGATCTGATGCATGATCACCACTAAGAAGTACTCAAAACATGCCGGAAATCTTCGAGACCTGTATATCTTTTAAAACaatcttaaattattttaaaaaataaacacattAATTATAAACATAGATTTTCTTTAATACAATTATTATATTAGtaacaattaattcatactcaGATTCGCACAAAACTAATGTATCTTGGAGCCATGTCGTCCCAACCTATACAAACTATTGTGTTTGCTATCCGCCCAATTATGGTCGCTACAAATGATGTATGGTACACTAGAGGTTTCCGAATATATCATTACACATAAAAAAGCATAAAAATCCAGAAAGAGAAAGCCTTAGAAATCCTCAGCAAGGATTCTGAATTGCAGTTTGAAGATGTTGGAGATCACAATTCTAACACTAAACCAACCATAAGAAATTATTAGAAATGCAAACTAATAGAAGTTGTCTGGTAATGGCTTCTGCCTCAGCATTGTATTCCATCTCATGTTGGGGTATGTTTTGTTTGTTGTCTTTTCTGTTTTATCTACAATgtcttttaatatttgttttattgcAGAAGCAGAAATTTTGATGTGTGTATTTGTTGGGAAAGGCAATTAACGTGATTGAAAAGGGTCAGTTTCAGGTAGGCAGTTGGATAAATTAAATGCATGGATACAAGGTTGGTATCACTTAACCATCTCCTACCCTACAATAATTCTTTACTAATAAATTTATTGATTGAAACCCACTACTTAAACTGATATGCTGGACCAGTTTCTGCAAATTCTGAATGGGAGAAACCACAGATTTGAGAGTGCTTATGGATCATAACAAAGAACAGGACAAAGAATTTCATGCAATGCTAATGGCTCCCAAAATGCCAAAGGCAGTGAAACCAATCATTGCAGCTGATGGTGACAATGTTAGGCGGCCTCGAGGGAGGCCAGCAGGCTCCAAAAACAAACCAAAACCACCCATTATCGTCACTCGAGAAAGTGCTAATGCGATAAGAGCCCATGCAATGGAGGTGAGTTCAGGTTGCGATGTGATCGAGAGCTTAGCTAACTTTGCAAGGAAAAAGCAGCGTGGCATTTGTGTGCTTAGTGGGAGTGGGTGTGTGACTAATGTTACACTCAGACAACCAGCTTCATCAGGTGTAATTGTTACTCTGCATGGCCGGTACGAGATTCTCTCCTTGCTTGGATCGATCCTGCCCCCTCCAGCTCCACCGGGGATCACGGGGCTAACCATTTACCTGGCTGGCGCTCAGGGACAGGTTGCTGGTGGAGTGGTAGTCGGTGCACTCATTGCATCCGGTCCTGTTCTGGTAATGGCTGCATCCTTCATGAACGCCACCTTCGATCGTTTACCATTGGATGAAGATGAAGTTGCAACAGCAATGCAGAACCAATATGGTCACCATAATGGTCCACATCATCAGCTCGACGAATCCGATCTGTATGGGATGCCGCAGAACTTGATCACAAATGGAACTACACCTCCTGAGATGTACTCTTGGGCACCAGGACGAACCATGTCAAAAACCTAACCTGGATTAGCCAGCAATTCTTTGAAGATTCTCACATCCTCCGAATATCCTCATTCGGTTTCATTGAGTACACCTGTGTAGGACATATATGTAACACACGTTACCATACACTTAAATAATGGTAGACTTAAAACATGTCTGCAGCACCAATTAACGGAATGGAACTATTGCCATTTTTTGATCCAGGATATAAGCATAATCCTACAAGAAAAAGCACCAAATATAATGACCTCCTGAGTTTGAAGCTCGTTCATTCCTTGTATTGTAAAATGAGTTTCAACTCATTCAAAACAGGGTATATCTCCTTTGCTTGAGGGTGCAGCCTTCCACCAGAAACAAACTCATGAACTTCACCATTAACTTCAATAAGACTACACCCTGGTTCTTTCTCTAATTGCTTCTCTTTTACTAAAAGCCTCTGCTTGATGGCTTCCTCGAATTGCTTATTTGCAgcataaacattagacataagtACATATCCAGAGCTTTCATCTGGATCAAGTTCAATAACATGTTTAACTGCCTTTTTTGCCATCTCAACATTTCCATGCTTCCTACAAGCTGAGAGCAAAGACCCCCATATAATGGCATCTCCATTAATGGGCATACTTGTTATTAACTGTTCTGCCTCTTCAAGGAACCCAGCATTACCTAGCACATCAACCATGCAACTGTAGTGCTTAATGGATGGTTTGATTTTGTATTTTTCAGTCATCAATGAGAAGTATTGCCTTGCTCTATCCACCATCCCTCCATGATTACAAGCCATTAGAACACCAATGAAACTGACATAATCCGGTTCAAAACTCGAAGCCTCTAGCTTAGAAAACAATCGAATCGCTTCTTGTTCACATCCATTTGTAGCTAGGCCTAAGATCATGGCGTTCCAACATGACAATCCTCCCTTGGGATACGTTCTGAAAACTTGTAGAGCCTTTTCAACATCCCCACACTTGCAATACATGTCTATAATTGCAGTAACAAGAATGACATTCAACTCAAAGTTTTGGCTCAGTACATAATCATGTACCCATTTTCCTTGTGCAATTGCTCCCAAGCAAGCACAAGCATTTAGCAAGCTGACCATTGTGAACTCACTAGGCCGAACCTTCTCTCCTTGCATCTCTTGAAACAGCTCCAATGCTTCCAAAAACTTACCATTCCTAACATAACCACTAATCATTGAATTCCATGAAACAGTGTTTCTCGTCGCCATTTTATCGAACAGTCTCCTGGACTCATCAATCTCTCCACATTTAGCAAGCCCCATAACCATGGAATTCCAGGCGACAACGTCTAATTCCATTTCTTCTTCATCAAACATTCGCCAAGCTTCACTCAAAAGCCCACAATTCGCATACATGTAAACCATTGTGTTTCGTATAAATCGATCACAGTCAAGACCCTGTTTTATAACTCTCCCGTGAAGCTGTCTACCATCAGAAGCCAGACCAAGTTGAGCATATGCCTTAAACACAGAAGGATAAGTTAACCTTCCTGGCTCCACAGACGAATAAACCAACATGTCAATGAAAAGAGAGATGGCAATTTGCGGGTTAGAGCTTCGAGAGAAGCCTCTAATGATGACGTTCCAAGCAAAGAGATTTGGGTTTTGGATTCGAGTGAAGACGGAGCAAGCATAGTTGATGTCGCCGGCTGGAGATGCAGAGAAGGCCAAGACACGGCTAGCTGCTATAATGTCATTGAAAAGACCAGTTTTGATGAGTTGGGCATGGATTTTTTTGAGGTCGTTCATGGTGGTGCACTTGGTTTCTAGTAAGGAGAGGCATGGCTGATCTGATACGAACTTGGTTATGGAATTTGGAAACGGTTTTAGGCTGCAAAAACTTTGAAGCATTGATTTTTATTCTGCTGCTTGTTCTCTGCTTTCTTACCCTCCGTATCTTATCCACAAAGAGGAAAGAGCACAGGTTCTAAGCATAGGGCTGATTTAATCAAGGATTATTTGAATCAAACATCCCCAAACTTagatttcattttaaattaatttttaaactttaaattattCTAATTACATCCTTAATCTATCGAGGTAATATCAATTAAGTCATCTCATTATTTAAACCATTAATTTAACTATTGCATAACTCGCTCTTTTCGCAGTTACTGTGGCTATTTTCTTAATCTATCTAATTGGTGAAAGAAGTTTTCTTTATGGTATGCCCCGTATTCTTATTTTTAAGTGTTAAATTATATGCTAGGTATTATTGGACATAATTTAGCATTAATTTAATGTTGTTgcataacttttaaaagtaaaatagaaaaaaaaagtgaATGATAAAGCtttagtaaaaaattttaaaaatctcaaaattaatattttaaaatttttattttttaaatttccattttcaattatGCAACGTAAAATTTAATatgttatttaataattaaattaacaattttattaacaaaaggacttaattgatatgacctcaataatttaaaaatataattaaaataatttaaaatttacaaatcaATTTGAAATAATAATCATAACTTGCATGTCTCGTGCAATTAACTCTTAAATAAATTATGGAGATAGGATAGAAATAATTTGATACCTTTAATCTTTATTGTATTAAAAAGTATTCAAGTAAATATAATTAATGAatatgttaattatttttattaataatctaTGTGGTAAGTAATAATTTAGTCAcatgaaataatttaattctcaaaatatttgaaattcaacaaataaatat
This is a stretch of genomic DNA from Gossypium arboreum isolate Shixiya-1 chromosome 11, ASM2569848v2, whole genome shotgun sequence. It encodes these proteins:
- the LOC108470583 gene encoding AT-hook motif nuclear-localized protein 16-like, whose protein sequence is MGETTDLRVLMDHNKEQDKEFHAMLMAPKMPKAVKPIIAADGDNVRRPRGRPAGSKNKPKPPIIVTRESANAIRAHAMEVSSGCDVIESLANFARKKQRGICVLSGSGCVTNVTLRQPASSGVIVTLHGRYEILSLLGSILPPPAPPGITGLTIYLAGAQGQVAGGVVVGALIASGPVLVMAASFMNATFDRLPLDEDEVATAMQNQYGHHNGPHHQLDESDLYGMPQNLITNGTTPPEMYSWAPGRTMSKT
- the LOC108470582 gene encoding pentatricopeptide repeat-containing protein At2g42920, chloroplastic, which encodes MLQSFCSLKPFPNSITKFVSDQPCLSLLETKCTTMNDLKKIHAQLIKTGLFNDIIAASRVLAFSASPAGDINYACSVFTRIQNPNLFAWNVIIRGFSRSSNPQIAISLFIDMLVYSSVEPGRLTYPSVFKAYAQLGLASDGRQLHGRVIKQGLDCDRFIRNTMVYMYANCGLLSEAWRMFDEEEMELDVVAWNSMVMGLAKCGEIDESRRLFDKMATRNTVSWNSMISGYVRNGKFLEALELFQEMQGEKVRPSEFTMVSLLNACACLGAIAQGKWVHDYVLSQNFELNVILVTAIIDMYCKCGDVEKALQVFRTYPKGGLSCWNAMILGLATNGCEQEAIRLFSKLEASSFEPDYVSFIGVLMACNHGGMVDRARQYFSLMTEKYKIKPSIKHYSCMVDVLGNAGFLEEAEQLITSMPINGDAIIWGSLLSACRKHGNVEMAKKAVKHVIELDPDESSGYVLMSNVYAANKQFEEAIKQRLLVKEKQLEKEPGCSLIEVNGEVHEFVSGGRLHPQAKEIYPVLNELKLILQYKE